The genomic interval ATGATCCTGCGGCATCGATCCAACGCAAATACGACGCGGATGACGGCCTCTTCTTTGTAGCCGAGTTGGACGCGACCGTAATTGGAACGGTCGTGGCGGGCTACGACGGGCATCGAGGGTGGATCTACTCACTTGCGGTGACTCCTACGCAACAGCGACGCGGTATCGGCTCGACGCTGATTCGGCACGCGGAACAAGCACTCAGCAACCTTGACTGTCCCAAAATCAACCTTCAGGTCCGTTCACAAAACGACGCGGTCGTGGCCTTTTACGGTTCACTGGGATACGATACTGAGCAACGCATCAGCATGGGGAAACGCTTGGCGTCCCACGCGAAAAGCGGCGAAACATCCGATGCACCCGAGTCGCGGTAGCGGGGCGTTTTGAAGTGGTTGATC from Rubripirellula tenax carries:
- a CDS encoding GNAT family acetyltransferase; protein product: MPIHVRHYEPSDRDDVISLWDDVFPDSTGHNDPAASIQRKYDADDGLFFVAELDATVIGTVVAGYDGHRGWIYSLAVTPTQQRRGIGSTLIRHAEQALSNLDCPKINLQVRSQNDAVVAFYGSLGYDTEQRISMGKRLASHAKSGETSDAPESR